Below is a window of Falco peregrinus isolate bFalPer1 chromosome 3, bFalPer1.pri, whole genome shotgun sequence DNA.
CCCAGCCAGGGCTTGGTGGGGACCCCTCAGCACGGCCCCGAACCCCCGTTTCCTCTGGCAGGGGCAGATCGAAGGCCGCCAGGGTGTGAGGAGAAGGGGCCAGACCCCAGCAGCACAGATCAAAGCCCCCGATGGTTGTTTGTCCCGGCTGAAGAAGcaaaatccaaagaaaatcCAGGCTCCGGTGCCTGGGGCCATCACCTTACGCAGAGCTCCTCCATCCTCCCGCCCCACCATCAGCCATGGTGGGTCCATCCCTGTCTTCCTGTCTTTgtctctcctccccatccccgtCCCTTCCCCCGGGGTGTGACAGCAGCCGGCGGCAGCATCGTGGCGAGGGGAGGCGTGGGGCAGTGTCCCCTCGGCGATGCAGCAGTGTGGGGATGCCAGGGCGTCCCTGTGACCGCAGCGATGGGGCTGGGCACCACCACAGCgaaggagcagccccagctccatcAGCCGGGCGGGAATCACAAGCCTCCCAGGGCAAATTCCTCCCTGGAGTCTGGCCAAGGGCATTGTTCCACCAAGGAGCCATTTAGTCCTTAATTAGACATTTTAATGTCACCCCACCTGAGTGTTGGAGGTGCCCAGTCATCCCTTAACCCCAGCGTGCTGACAGTCCAAACAACCCAGGGCGAACCCTGCCTGGACAGGACAAAGCCATCGCAgagccacccacccaccccagccctcGGCCACCAAAGGCCACCCACATCCATCCCTGCCCTCGCTATCCCATCCACCCCCATCCTTGGGGAGCAGCAGGGTACAGGGATGACCCCAAGACCATCTCAGCCACCGCGGGAGGAGCCCGGGGAGCCTCGTCTGCCCGTCCCCGGGGGGACTCACTGCACGACAGGGCGCTGCCTTACCTGCAACCCTGACGACAGCCCTCTCGGCCGGGTCCAGCACCGAGTCCTggctcttcctcttcctctgctcgTGGAGGGGTAAATTCCAGGGCAAGGTGTccccgggggggcagggggagaggctGCCCGAGCGCTCACTGCGGTAGGAGCGCTCGCTTCGGCAGGACCGCTCGCTCCGGCAGGACCGCTCGCTGAGCGTCTCCTCGTCGGAGGACGACATGGCCCACAGCGCGGGCAGGAGGGTGGGCAGGACGTCCCCAcgggcagcagcctgcagaaggaGCAAAAGGGCGGGTTGATGCCGGGTGATGCCAGGTGATGCCGGGTGATGCCGGGCCGCCAGCCGtggctccctccctgccacaggTGCGGGGGGTGATGGAGAAGGGACCACCGCACCACAGACGTCTCTGCCCTCACGCCTGTGCCCAAGCACCCTCTTGGGCAGGTGAATCAGCCCTCCCAGAGCTCCTAAACGCAGCCCCAGTTTCCCCCTTGCTGGTCTGATGGCCAGGGCTCCTGAGGACAGGGGTGGTGGCACGGCCACCCCTCCACCAGCAAAGCTCACGCTGGCACCCCCGGCACCGTCTCACTCCCCCAAAGCAAAGCCCAACCTTTTGGGTTCGATTTCTTTGTGCTCAGTACAAGAAGCCACGGGATCGGCGCTGCCCTTTGTACCTGCAGTTTTGCCCTTCTCAGGCTgggaacagttttaaaaaatcctatGAATCGCGGTCGGGGAAAATGGTAGGGCTTTCTGGAGCACACAGGGAGCGAGCTGTGCCGCGTACACACGCCGGGCAAATAAGCACCTTGCATgagacatatttaaaataattctcattGTGTCCTCTAGCTCGCCCAGGAAAAATGCACATGAAATGATAGAGACTCCTACAACCGCCGTGCCGCGGCAGAGGAGCCGCCTCCATCGCGCCGAGCCTTTCCTTATTATCATCATTTAATGAGCAAAACATGaacaaagaaacccaaaaaaaacattgcaagaaagggagaaaggattCCATGAGTCATTCACCCCCCatggaaaagctgcaaaaaatgAATCGCGGCCCAAAGCCGCATCTCCCCCGGCAGCCCCGACACCCGCACCGAGGGGCTCGGCCCCCGCCCTGGTTTTAAGGGGCCGGTGGGTGCGGGGCTGCGGCTCCGGGGGGGCCCCCTGTGCCCGGGGAGAggcagggccgggggctgcggggactgcgggggctgcagcccggcTTTGCGGCGCGGGCAGGGGGTGCAGCAGGTGCGGGAGGCAGCGGGGTGCGGGCACGGCGCTGCGGGGGCGCACGGGGCTGGCCTGGTCGTCCCCCCCCGGGTCCTGCCCCCCCGGTCCtaccccgcccccccccctccctccctcccggaCGGCATCCTCCGGTGCCCGCAGCCTCAGCCCAGCCCCGGAGGcggccgcccccctccccggtccagccccagccccatccGCCGCCTCTCCCCGCTCCATCCCCGCTCCATCCCCCGCTCATCTCCTGCTCTTCCCCGGCCCTTCCCCGCTCCATCCGCCGccctcccccgctccccccctCGGCGCGCAccccccctgcccgcagccccggtGCCGCTcaccccccgccgccgctccggccccgctcccggcggCTCGGCGCGAGCAGGACGCGGCGCTCCCGGGCCCGCAGCCGCTCCCGGGCCCGGCCGTGCGCTCCCGGTGCCGCCGTTCCCGGCCCGGCCGTGCGCTCCCGGTCCCGCTGTTCCCGGCCCCGCCGtgcgctcccgccgccgcggcgcctcccccggcccggccctgcccacCGGGGCGGCACGGAGCGGCGGGGGGGTCCCGGCCGCCTCCCGCCTCGCGCAGCTCCGGGGACCGGCCCCGGCGCCCGCCCCCGGtacccgccccggcccggccccctccccccccccccacctaCGGGCTCCCCCAGACCCACCTTGCGCCCCCCAACCTCCCCGGGCACCCTGATGCCCACCACCTCCGCGGGTTGCCCCTACCCCACCTGCCCTCCCACCGCACGGGGGGCCCCCCAAACCACCCAGAAGCCCCCCCCACCGCCGGGCACCCCCACTTCCCAGCACCCCCATCCCCTGGATCCCCCCAGGCCCAGGGTAACCAGAGCACCCATGGTCGGGGCCAGCACGGGTGGTGGGAGCTCAGAGCGGGGGACCCAGCAGGGTGCGGGGGGGGTCGTGAGCAGGGATTGGGGTGGtaagggctgggggggggggggggcgtgtgGGGCGCAGGGCCTCacctgcggggcaggggggcatCCCAGCCGTGGGGCGGGCAGggtcaccagcagcagcccgAAGGGGTGGCGGAGCTGCAGGACAGCCCCAGCCACCTGGCAGGAGCGGAGCAGGATAAACCGCTCCGGCTGACGGCAGATCCAGCCACCCCGCACCGATGGCGGGACCCAGCGAGCGGTGGTGCCGTGCCATGGCCCCCGGCCAGCGCGGCTGCTCCCGCGGCGGCGCACGTGGCTGGGCCAAGCCCGTCGCCCCAGTCCCCCCGGGGTCTCGGCGCAGCCGGCTGCCCCACGGGGATCTCTCCCTTGCCAGTTTTCAGATCTCATCCCAACACGTCCCTCGGCTTCCCGACGGCTGTTTCCCCGAGTAGCTCCAGCCAAGGGGGTGGAACGCGGTGGAGGACACGGCGTGGGGTGTGGTGACACTGTGCTCTCGGACATTTGGGACGTGGCCGTAAAAGCACGTgttgccctgcagccctgcccggcTGGAGCCCAGGATGGGGACAGCAGCGTGGGGGGAAGCGCTCGGCCAAAGTCCACCCAGGAGCGGGTGCGCCGGTGGGATGCACGGAGCCCGCAGACACAGCGGCCGAGGCCTTGCAGacaccagcaccagctggcAACGAGGGCACGAGCTCCCCAGGACCTGGGAGCCCCAGTAACTGTGGGGCTGGGCCAGACTGGTGCTGGGCAGAACAAAGGGTGCGCTGGAAAATGGGTGTCCTTGTGGGTCAGCGCCAGTGTCACCatcccagcaccagctctgccaccccAGCACCGCTCTCTCTTCCTTCCCGCCGTGCTGGTCCCGCACCCCCCGAGCGGACGGTCAGGGCTGTACTGGACACTGGTGGATAAATGCAGCCGCTGTGCTCGAGTGGGGGCCGTGAGTCCTGGTGTCACGAGGGACCCCAAATGCCACGAGACCCAGGGAGTGGGGAGGGCTTGTCCCACCGGAGCCAGTGGCCTCAGGCACGCTGAGAGGAGGAAAGCCGCCGAAGAGCCAGCCGCCGCGTTCCCAAAGCTCCCGGACGGGTTGGGTGGCTCTGCCACATGGTTGCAATGCGCGGAGGCCCTGGCTgatgcccccccgcccccgcccgaGTCCAGCCGCGGGTCCCCCGGCCTCCGGTGCACACCGGGGCGATGGGCACGGTGCCCCTCATtgcccctgctcccacccaTCATGGCCAGGCACCGCTCACCCTCGGGGCACGACACACACGGTCCAGCACGTGGCTGGCACTGGCTATGGGGTGACGTGTCCCCTCGTCACCCCACGCTCAGTGCCACCAGCCAGGCTCTAGCCTCCTCCCCCGCTGTGCCGTCGGTGCAAACCCGGCCAATTCGAGCTGTGTTGAACCCCGGCGGAGCCCGGGCAGCCGGGAGATGGTGCCTGTTCCAGCCTGCGTGGATTTCACACCCGAAACGTGTTTCCAGAAATCCCTCACAGCGCCCGGCGGCGCTGGATTATTTGTGCTGCGAATCTGGGTTAAGATCGTGCGCTGTTTTGCCTGCGTGGGGATGAGGAATCGTTATTtcaggaggaagaggggaggCAGGCGGGGGGGCCCCTCCCTAAATCACTGCATCTCCACATTCCTGCACCGTACTGCAGGACCGCAGGGaccccctccctgccagcaccctggggacacccaCCCGAGGGTGCTGAGACCTTGGGGTCCTGCTCAGCATCCACAGGGGCACGGGGGGCTCCCAGGCTCAGCTGCACTGGTGCAAATCCGTCCGCATGTGGCTTTGCCCCAGGATCCAACCCCTCTCCCTCATTAAAACCTTCTCCCAAGCCTGGAGATGAAACCTGCCTTTTCCCTTGACTTTTGATAAATTATTCATCGCCCCAGAGTTATTTATTCCCCTTCTCcaaggcagagaggagctgcagaggctgctggaggCTCCCAGCACATCtggggctgcgggagctgcaggagctgcaggaggcgGGGGCTCACCCGCTCCCTGGACCCTGGATCCTACTCCCAGGTGGCTGAGGGTTACAGGAAAAATGGGAAtgggggagctgggaggaaggaagcaGCTGAGAAAGCAGCCGGTGAGCGATGCGAGCGCTGCCCTCGCTGGCTCCTGCTTGGCCAAGGCTCTGGTGGAGAGAGAAGCAGCTCCCCCATGGAGacctcccatcccatcccagcctCGGTGTCTCCCACCCAGCCAGGATGTGGCTTCACTCCGTGccaaaaaaatgacaaaaaaccccaaacagcaAAATATAAACTTGGATCTACTACGTACTGGAAACGAATCTTGATCAGGGCTCCGTGGAAAACCACATGCAGAAGCTGAGGATGCTCCAAATCCCTCTTGCCTGGGGGAACTCGGTCGGGTTGATGGGACCCATTTTTGATCACTGCTGCTTGGCCAGAGCCTCGGCCTCGGTCTCCTCCCGCCAGAgctgggtggtgggttttttatctCTCCATGAAATTGATTGTTTTCAGCAGGTCTTTGGTTATTTTATCTGCCAAAATTTCTAACAGAGCTTTTAACTACAACGAATAGATCCactcctcccagcccctgctaTTCACCGCTTGCCCTTGGCTGCGTTAACATCTATTTCCAGAACAATTAGATTCTGGATGGGTCTAAAGAGCCACTCGGGAGGCAGAAGTGTTTAGATACATTTCAATATTTCCTCCGACATCTGGACAGCTCGATGAGATGAATCACTCTTGACACCACCAAGTTGCCAGGCTTTTTGCTGAGCCcgtttttcccctctccctgaaAAAGCAACCATTCCctttcacagatttatttttttttttttttgcaaacaggAGCACTCCAGCCCGTGGTGCCACACGGCCCCGCATGCTGCCAACCTTCCCAGCCTGCTTTCGCTGGGAAAGGGGAGGGCAATTAAGCATCCTCCATAATGAGCGATGGAGTGCAGGCGTGGCACAGGGGCTCCCAGCTGGCCCCGCTCTCCCAATTTCCATCCTTCACCGAAGCCCATGGGGCCGATCCCGGGGGAATCGTGGTCCGGCTTGGTGGGGAAATGGCTCCCGACACACCAGCCCATGGGGTGCAGGTGCCTCCTGCCGCACCggcacagctcagccctgctcgGCGCTTTCTGGAGGTGCAATGCTGGGCCCCGCATCCCGCACCCACACAGCTCCCACCCCCCCGGCTCTCCACTGCAGATAAACACCCTGCAGCCAACGGCTCACGCGGCACGGTTCGATTTCTATCCCCAGCCGTGGTTTGCCCTCTCTGTTCATGGTTTATTAGATCTGGCGGCTGGTGGCTGGCGGCAccggcagccccccaccccgcagAGCCCACAGCCCTCACGCCGGGAGCACCCCAGGGCATTTTCACCTGAAGCCATTCACGTTCCTGCCCATTTCTCCACACCGCTCTCCCATCTTTCTGGTGTTTCCCTCCACTGCTACCCAGGGAGCTCCCCTCTTGCCTGCTTTTATAGCCCAAACGCTGTAAGCCACCTGAGAGTCAGCACTGTTATGCAAGTTCTCTGTTGAAACCAATTGTCACCAAACAGTTTTTCGTATTTGGAAGTGCCAAGTGAAATCCCTGAGGATTATCAGCCCCGTTACgcacagggagagcagctccCCATCTCTGGTAGCCAATGCCAGGATACTGGGCAATCACGCCCAGGTCCAGCCAGAACAGGGTTTCGGTTCAATTATTCCTGCCACAGGcaggaaataagagaaaaatatcaaaactgtgaaaagagaaaaaaaaaaacaaaaaaaacccaaaaagaaaacaccacatTATTTCTGGCATAACCTAAAATAGAGACAACATAGGAACAGCAGCACGCTGACCAGCGGAGCCCCAAGCGCTGGGCAGACACAGGGAGGAGCCAGCCCTGGGTCTCAGACTGAGAATTTGAACCCAGACCTGGATTTCGGGGCTCTCCAATGCCACCCTCCCCCAgtgcctgcccctgccagggAGAAACGTGGCTCCATCCCACATGCCGGGATGACTGCAGCCTGAATCAGCCGGAGCGGAGGGAACCCATCTGGGCTGTAGTAATCGATCCATCTgggcctgggggaagggagaaaccTTCCGGCTGCGCTCAGAAAAGCTGGTTTGGTGGGAGCTGCGGGAGAGGAGCTCgacaaagagcagcagaaatcCCAAAAAGGCCAAACCCTGCTGGGATGGCACCCACAGCCTGTGTGGAACTGGGGtgaaaaaaacagggaagtGTTTCTTCCAGCCTATTTTGTTCAGCCATGTGCAAGTAACAAAATTCTGCTGGTTCGGGTCCCTGCGCCAGGCACCCCGGGATGGCCCAGGGGCAGGGCAGACAGCCTCAAaagcacagcacccagctgtgGCCCCCTCATACCCAAGGGCGCTACTCTTCCAGGGTCAGGGCTCTGCGggccccttcccacccccaggAAGCATCCATGTGTCTGCCACAGGGTCCGTGCCCCTGGGAGCCCAAAGCAGCGGCAGTGGCTCCCTCTCTGCAGGCAGATGAGGGGTCCCAGCCATGAGAGTTTGGTTTTTCACTCCTATCACGGTCCACATTAGGTGATACTTTAATTTCAGCCCCTTAAATTTCAGGTGGACACTATCCGAACGCACACCGCTCATCAAACCAGCTGCTCTCCCCCAGCCAGTTAACCACTCACAAGGTGTTTGGAGAAAGAGGAGGTCTGCCACAGCCGCCTTCGGCCCTCGAGGGAGGACATGTCTTCAGAGGTGTGTGTCCAAAGTACTGGTGATCCACTGACAAAAGCATTTGCAGGGCAGGAGTTAAAAGAACTGTATCTACGACCAGAAGCAACAGCCCCACAGACAGTCTCTGCCAGCCAGAGGTTACACCACGCTCGGGTCAGCGTTTATCATCCCAGTGTGGGGATTTGTGAGGATCAGGAAACTTATAGGCTCCACCTGTATCAAAGATTAAGCATTAAACCCACAATCACcagtattaaaaatatagatTAAAGCACAGATCTGCCCTCTACCTACTTCCAGGTACTCACCTATTTAACACTGTTACAAAACTGTGCTCAATTTGGAGGGAACGGGGGGAAACACCCGCCCTGGGAAGGGACACCACCAGCTGTGCAGGTGGGTCCCGCTGCCAGGGCCCAGCGTGGAGGGACAAACTGCCATGGCCGTGCCAGGGCCACCTGCCAGCCACTgtcagcagggctcagcacccactGTGGCGCTCAATGGATCCCGCTGACACACGGGATTTCGAAGCAAAGCTCCCAGTGAGGAGACCTGCCTCTGACACACTGAAAGGGCAGGAGAGAAACTGAATCCATCCCCTACTGCTCCGAATCCAGGCAGAAATGAGTTATTTTAACCAGGTTTTCACCTCGTACACTATGACCACCAGCTGGAGAGCAACTGGGAACATCCCAGCACACATCAGTCCCTACAGTGCAGGCTGTAAATTAAGATGAAGTTTTGCAGAATAAGCTTGCAGAGGcggggtggtttttttctcttcaggttAATCCTCTCATTTCCAGCAGCAACTGCTGCCTCGGAGGCCTGCCCACAGGTCAGTGGGAGGGATGGGCTGCAGGCACCAAGAGAGAACTTGTGATGGCCCATGGCACCAGCTCCCTCCAGCTCCAGGAGCATCTCACCTCCTCAAGGGCATGTCCCCAGCACCGCCGCAGTGTTTTAGGGTGTCTCCAAAGCTCCCCGGGCAGCACTGCCACAGAGAGACCTTCAAGCCATgcttcacacagaaaaaaagacaagacagagcCAAACACTGTTCTGAAGATGACATTTACTAGCCCAAGCGATGCCCAATGTGTCATTCCCCTTcagcaggggcagggccccCACGCAGACCCCACCCACTGCTACAGCATAACCCAGTTGTGCCGCGGGTTTTCTTCCCAGAGAAGCTCCACATCAATGACACCACAGGTGACCAACAGCCACATCCCCTGCAAGTCAAGGCCGCGGCTCCTCTTTGCCTTTGTGGTAGTCGGGCGGCGTGTACTTCCCTTCCTTGATCATCTTGTCCCTCTGCTTGAGGATGGTTCTTAGCCGCGCAGCCTGGCAAAGCGCACATGAGAGGGTGGGGGCAGACACACCACAGGGTGCAGGCAGTCACAGAAGCACTTAGATGGTCTCTACTGCACCTCCCGGCAGCCCCTCAGAAACTGCGTGCACATGGAACCCACGCTAACCCTGCCCTCAGGCTTCCCACGCGTGTTTGAGACTCCTGCCCAAGACTTTTGGGctttcaggctgctgcttcaCACTTTACTCCTAATGATAATGGGGCTCTCAGCCCACAGCTGACCAGGCAGTACGTTCTCCTGTAGCTGCTGCAGTTGCGGACCGCCCatagctgctgcaggaggagggccgtgcaggcaggggggaaggggctgcagaggacacagccctgctgctacCACAACCCTCCCCCCCGCcttggggaaggggctgccgCAGGACCAGCCCACCCACTCGCACCTGCAtacagccctgctgccagcaaggCGGTGTCACCTAACGGGCCACACCCCTGGCagcaacccccacccccatcccccgcCCCAGCCTGGGCCGGAGCCCCCAGAACTTCTCAAGAGCTTGGCctccacccccagcaccccctccccagcctggcccagcgCCTCAGCTGTTCCCAGCCCTGGGGTCCCAGTGCCCTCCCCCCccgagccccgcagccccccagcgcTCACCAGCTTGGTGCGGTGCATGCACTCCATGAAGTCCTCGTACTCGGGCTGGCACTCGCGGCGGGCGCGGGTCTGGCCCAGGCCGTGCCCGCACTCCACCCACTCCCGCTCGAAGGCGTGACAGGCCCCGGCCTTGCCGTAGGGCTGCGGCATGCTCTGCCGCAACAGCCACCGGTCTAAATCGATCCCCAGCTGCCGCTGCAGGTCCCAGAACGGCATGGCTCCGCACTTATTGCGACACCGACGCTGTCACAACCCCGACACCCTCAGGGCCAGCCGCCGCGCTTCACAGACCTGCCACCGCCGCCGTCCTTCACGGGCTTTTCACGACGCTGCCCGCCGTCAAGCGCAAAGGCAGGCGCGACACCTACGTCGCGCTTTACGGCTGGGCGGCTCCGGCGGGGCCAGAGAGACGAGAGGCAGGAGCGGCCTCCCCCGCTGCAGCGCCCCGGGCGGGCCGGAGGACaggccgcccgccgcgccccagcgccccctgccggccGCCGCGGCAGCATCCCCAGAACTCCCAGTgccctcccagtgctcccagtgccctcccagtgctccccagaGCAATGCCTCCTCACGGCCTCCACCCCAGTGAGTGCCCCACAGTATCAACCCGGTGTCCCACTGCTCCCAGTGCGCCCCACACCCGTACATCACAGTCCTCCCAGTGCCCTCacagtgctcccagtgccctcccagtgctccccagaGCAATGCCTCCTCACTGCCTCCACCCCAGTGAGTGCCCCCCAGTATCACCCCGGTGTCCCACTGCTCCCAGTGCGCCCCACACCCGTACATCACAGTCCTCCCAGTGCCCTCCAGTTCCCCCAGTCCCAGCTTTCAGGGTCTCGCAGCATCCCTTTCTTTGGCTGCTCGGGGCTCCCggtgccccctgccccatgccGCAGGGCTGTACCTGTGCGGGACCCCCACACGcagcccaggggcagggggcttcATTAGTGCTGCCAAGGGCTCATGGAGCAGGGGGCTGCCCCAGTAATACCCACAGCCTGGAACCCACCCCCCAATTTCCATACTTCACCCCTGCCCCCAAAATCCCAGGGGTCCCTCCGGCTGCCTGAGGAGTATCCAAAGTTCAGGTGAACGGCCCCAAACTTCCCTAACAAGCAAAGCCTCGTTACCCACTGTGGCAGCCGCCCCAGTACTCCCAGTGCCTTCCCCGggctcccagtgctccccagaGCAACAcctccccactgcccccaccccagcaagTGCCCCCAGTATCACATGAGAGCATGTGATTTACATGTCCCACTGCTCCCAGTGCACCCCACACCCATACATCACAGTCCTCCCAGTGCCCTCCAGTTCCCCCAGTCCCAGCTTCCAGGGTCTTGTTAACCTTCCCTAATGAGCAAAGCCTCGTTACGCAGCTAATTGCTCACCGCACACTGATTCGCTGCCACCTCCAGCCTGCATCCCAATCCCTGAGCTGTGCCGGACCACCATTTATTACCATAACTCttaaaaataaccccaaatagacccccccaca
It encodes the following:
- the NDUFS5 gene encoding NADH dehydrogenase [ubiquinone] iron-sulfur protein 5 — its product is MPFWDLQRQLGIDLDRWLLRQSMPQPYGKAGACHAFEREWVECGHGLGQTRARRECQPEYEDFMECMHRTKLAARLRTILKQRDKMIKEGKYTPPDYHKGKEEPRP